The Bosea sp. 685 DNA window ACCATCGTCACGAAGATGACGAGGATGAACAGGATACCGGCGGCCTGCATTGCGCGGGCGCTGCTGAACATCTCGCCGATCGACGGCGTCTTCAGGATCGTCGGATCGCCGGGCTTGGGATAACCCGCCGCTTGCGCCGCCGTGACCAGATCAGCGGCTGCCGACGGCGCCGCCGTACCGTTGATCGTCGTCGCCAAAGCCGAGCCGGCGGGACCGTTGACGAGGTCGTAGTGGATCGAGTTGGTCGCAAGCGTCCGGCGCACGGTGTCGCAGGGCTCGGTGAAGGTGCGCACGCCGACCGGGTCGAACAGCGAGCCGCACTTGGCCGGATCGGCGGTGATCACGAGCTTCACCGTCTCGGTCGCGTTGATCAGCTTGGGATTTGCGGTCTTGGCCAGCATCGTGAACAGCGGGAAGTAGCTGATCGCGGCGATCAGGCAGCCCGCCAGCAGGATCGGCTTGCGGCCGATCTTGTCCGAGAGCCAGCCGAAGAAGATGAAGAACGGCGTGCCCAAGAGCAGCGAGAGTGCGATCAGGAGGTTGGCGGTGGTGCCGTCGATCTTCAGCGTCTGGGTCATGAAGAACAGGGCGTAGAACTGTCCCGTGTACCAGACAACGGCCTGGCCGGCGGTGCCGCCAAAGAGCGCGATCAGACCGATCTTGGCGTTGGACCAGGTGCCGAAAGCCTCGCTGAGGGGGGCCTTCGAGCCGGTGCCCTCTTCCTTCATCTTCACGAAGGCCGGTGATTCGGCGAGCTGGAGGCGAATCCAGATCGAGACGCCCAGCAGCAGGATCGAGACCAGGAACGGAACGCGCCAGCCCCAGGCCGCGAAGGCCTCAGGCGACATGCTGAGTCGCAGGACCAGGATGACGATCAGCGACAGCATCAGGCCGACGGTCGCGGTCGTCTGGATCCAGGAGGTGTAGAAGCCGCGCCGGCCTTGCGGGGCGTGCTCGGCGACATAGGTCGCGGCGCCGCCATATTCGCCGCCGAGCGCCAGGCCCTGGAGCAGGCGGCAGACGATGAAGGCGGCTGGCGCGAGATAGCCAATCGATTCGTAGCTTGGCAGCAGGCCGACGACGAAGGTCGCCAGACCCATGACGGTCATGGTGACGAGGAAGGTGTATTTGCGGCCGATCAGATCGCCGAGACGACCGAAGAACAGCGCACCGAAGGGACGCACGGCGAAGCCGGCGGCGAAACCGAAGAGGACGAAGATGAACTTCGCCGTGTCGTTGGTGCCGGGAACGAAAGTCTGCGCGATGTTGGCGGCGAGCGAGCCGGCCAGATAGAAATCATACCATTCGAAGACCGTGCCGGCCGACGAGGCGATGATGACCTTGCGTTCTTCCTTGGTCATCGGGCGCGGCGTCGCGGCCCCCGATGTCTGTGCTGCCATGCTCATGGCGTTCTCCCCTGCTCGTTGCCCGACAGTCGGAAAATCCGGACTGCCCGATTGCACGCGGCTCGTTTTCTTGCGAAGCGTAGCCCCATGTCGCCGGACCGAGGCCAAAGGCCCCCCATTTCCGGTCTGACCGAAGCAATGCGCGCACGAATTACGCAGTGCAATCAGGCAGATGGTCTTGCATCTTTAGGCTTAAGACCTTTGGCTGGGGGGGGCTCCAGTTGGCCATCGGCACGATCATGTCCATGCCGAGACGGGCGCGCTGCTGCTGACGCTTCAGGCTCTCGCGTGCCGGTCGAGCTGGGGCCGCCTCAGCGCCGCCGGCTGGCGGCGTAGAGCGCGATCGCGGTCGCGTTCGAGACGTTGAGGCTGGTGATCGTGCCCGGCACCTCGAGCCGCGCGACATGATCGCAGAGATCGCGGCTGCGTTGGCGCAGGCCCTTGCCCTCTGCGCCCATCACCATGACGAGCGGGCGACGGAGTTCGACATCGTCGAAGGCGACTTCGCCATCCGAATCAAAACCGATGCGCAGGAAACCGCGCTTGCCGAGTTCGTCGAGCGCATCGCCGAGATTGCGCACGGCGATCAGCGGCACATGTTCGAGCGCGCCCGAGGCCGATTTCGCCAGCACGCCGGTCGCGGCCGGGGAATGGCGGATGGTGACGATCACCGCGGCTGCCGCGAAGGCGGCGGCCGAGCGCAGGATCGCGCCGACATTGTGCGGGTCGGTGATCTGGTCGAGCGCCAGCACGACCGCATCGTCGGGCAGGCTGTCGAGATCGGGCGAGGGCAGGGGATCGCAGACGAGATAAAGCCCCTGATGCACCGAATCGGGCGTCAGCAGCCGGTCGATCTCGGACGGCCGGACGAGCTCGGCCTGCAGCGGCAACTCGCCGATCTCCTCGGTCAACCGCTTCAGCGCGTTCTCGGTGGCGAGCAGGCGGCGATGGCGGCGCTTGGGATTGCGCAAGGCCTCGATGACGGGATGGACGCCATAGAGCACGGCCTCGTCGATATCGCCGGGGCGATGCGGCGGTGGCCCGTCGGCGTGGTGCGGCCGGCGGCCGCCGGCATGGTGGCCAGCGGGTCTTCCCGGCTTGGGGCGGAACGGCGCAGGCATCATCGGTCTCCAGGGGGCGGATCTGTGCCGTGCCATGACACGCGCCGCTTGACCAGTGCCGAGGAGCCACGGCGGCGCGATCCGAACGAAACTCGCTGCAAGAAGGAGGCGCTATCGATGATGGATGCAAGATCGATGATGGAAGCGAGCGCCTGATCATCGTCACCGGCGGCCCGGGTTCAGGCAAGACGACGCTGCTGGCGGCACGCGGCATCGCGACCTCGCCCGAGGCCGGGCGCGCGATCTCCGCCACCAGGTCGCGATCGATGGCGCCGGCCTGCCCTGGGCTGACGGCGCTTCCCTTGGGGAGCGTCGAGGAGCGCGCGGACATGGTCGCTGCACGGATCGGTGCAATGCGACATTCGGTGTGCGACTGAGGGTTGACACGCCGAAGCCCGGTCACCATAAGTCCGGCCGCGCCTGTCGCCCGTCACGCAAGTGACACAGGCGGTCGCCTGCGGTTCAGCCGCAACAGGCGCGGGCGGGGGAATGTCCCGAGCGGCAAAGGGGGCGGACTGTAAATCCGCTGGCTATGCCTTCGCAGGTTCGAGTCCTGCTTCCCCCACCATCCTTTCCTGCCCGGCAGCGGCGAGACGAAGCGGTTACGGCTCGCCTTGGGCCGCCGGGAGCCGGCCGGTTTCCGACACCGCGCCCCGGCATCTTGACATCGCTTCATTCATCGTCGATTCCGGTCCGGCGATGCGGGTGTAGCTCAATGGTAGAGCAGCAGCCTTCCAAGCTGAATACGAGGGTTCGATTCCCTCCACCCGCTCCATCGCCTCAGCCAAATATTTCAGCGACTTGAATCTGGCTTTTGCAGCAGATTTTTGCCCTGTCTTGGAAGCGATGCCGCCGCCGCGGGATACTCCCTCCGAGGTGGACTCGGTTCGCATCAAAAACTTGGGGACGATTCTGCTGCGGTTATTCCGGGAACGACCAGCCGAGAAATGGGTGCTGGATGAGCAGTTCGGCAACATGGCGGCTGATCGCGCCCCAGTCGATCAGGCCGACGCGAAGTGGCTTGCTGCTCGAAGATGACATGATCAGGCGGCCGCGGTCCTGAGGGCGAGATCGAGCAGGGGACCTCCGTTCAGCCCGTCGAGCAGGCTGAAATGATGGCCTGGGCAGATCAGGGGCGAGGATGCCAACCAGGCCGAGGCCAGAGCCACTGACTGGGCCTTGAATGCGTCGCTCTCGGCGTCGCCGACGGCCAGGGCCAACCGCGTTCTGGCCGGACGGGGAAGGCGGAGGGGGCTGAGCCTTTCGGCGCGGGCCGTGTCGTCGAGGCCGAGCAGGCGGCCGAGCGGCAGATGGCCGAGCGGCTTCAGGTCGTAGAGCCCCGACAGCAGCAGGGCGGAAGCGATCGGCGGCGCGTCGGAATCCACCAGCGCCATCGCGGCAAGATGGCCGCCGGCGGAGTGCCCGGACAGGTGCAGTCGCGAGGCGTCGATGCCGAGCGCTTCGGCCTCGCCAACCAGGAAATTCAGCACTGCTACGATCTGTGCCGTACTCTGCTCCAGCGCGACCTGTGGGGAGAGGCCATAATTCGGCATGGCGACGGCGAAGCCGGCATCGAGCATGCCTTGCGCGAATTGGGCGTGCTGAACCTTGTCGGAGGCCTGCCAGTAGCCGCCATGGACGAAGACCCAGACCGGCGGGCGCGGCACGCCTTGCGGGATATAGAGATCGAGCGTCTCGAAGCGCGCCGGGCCATAGGCGAGATCGGTTCCGCGATGCAGCGCGCGGAACGCCTCGCCGTCGCGGCTCCATTGCCGGAACAGCGCCTTCATGTCGGCCTGAAGCCGCGGGCTGTACTGGCGGCCGAGCTCGCGCAGCGTGTAGCCATCGACGCGAAGATCCGGCGGCGGCGCTGGCGCGGCGTGGTGAGCCCGGATCGTCAGTCCAGGCGCTGATCCCGGCAGCAGGCGGATCGGCGGCCGGAAGCCCGCGAAGACCTCGCGATAGGCGAGCTCGACCGCGTGGCGCGAGAGATGGAAGGCCGCAGGCTCGCCGGCTTCCCATGTCATCGAGAGCAGATGGTGGGGACCGCAGCCGGCCGCTATCAGCCCGTCGAGGATAGCCGATAACGCATCGCGCAACGCCTCGACCGGATCGGTCTGGGATGTCGTGGCGACGATCTCCGTCGCAGCTGTTTCAGACGCCGACATAACGATGCACCAACTCTGCGTTTGCGGCCAGATCGGCGCTGTCGCCCGACCAGACGGTACGGCCCTTTTCGAGGATGTAGTGCCGGTCGGCGATACGCTTGAGGACATTGATGTTCTTGTCGATCAGCAGGATCGATTGTCCCTGCGATTTCAACGTCTCGATGCAGGACCAGATCTCGGCGCGGATCACGGGGGCAAGCCCTTCCGTCGCCTCGTCGAGAATGAGGAGCCTGGGATTGGTCATCAGCGCCCGGCCCACGGCCAGCATCTGCTGCTCGCCGCCGGACAGGGTGCGGGCCGATTGGCCGGCGCGCTCCTGAAGCCGTGGGAACAGGCCGTAGACCCGCTCAAGCGTCCATGGCGACGAACGCTTGAGCCGGTTCGACGCTGTGGCAACGAGGTTCTCGCGCACGGTCAGAGTGGGGAAGACCAGACGGCCTTCCGGCACAAGGCCGATGCCGCAGCGGGCGATCTTCTCCGGGGCGATGCCTTGCACCATGCGGCCGTCGAAGCGCACTTCACCGGCTTTCGGCGAGAGCAGGCCCATGATCGAGCGGATCGTCGTAGTCTTGCCCATGCCGTTGCGGCCGAGCAGCGTCACGACCTCGCCCTCTTCGATGTCGAGCGCGACGTCGAAGAGAACCTGGCTCGCACCATAGGCCGATTGCAGGTTGCGGACGCTGAGCATCAGGCGTCTCCCTCGCCGAGATAGGCGACGCGGACATCCGGGTTGTCGCGGATCTCGTCGGCCGTGCCGGTGGCGATAATGCGGCCATAGACCAGGACCGAAATCCGGTCCGCGAGCGCGAAGACGGCATCCATGTCGTGCTCGACCAAGAGCATGGTGACGTGCCCCTTCAGGCTCGACAGCATCGCGACCATCTCCTCGCTTTCGGCGTGACCGAGACCGGCCATCGGCTCGTCGAGCAGGAGCAGGCGCGGCTCACGGGCGAGGGCTACTGCCAATTCGAGCTGCTTCTGCTCGCCATGGGAGAGATCGGCGACCTTGACCTCGGCGCGGGCCGCCAGACCTGCTGCCGCCAGATGCTCCCGGGCACGGGCGCGCAGGCCCTCGTCTCCTCGGGCATCGGCGAAGAACCGGAAGCTGTGCCCTTCATGTGTCTGCACGGCGAGCGCAACATTCTCGAGCATCGAGAAGTCCGGCAGCAACTGGGTGATCTGGAAGGTGCGCGCAAGACCGCGACGGACGCGCTGTGGTGTCGTCAGGCGGCCTATATCCTCGCCGTCGAGCCGGATTTCGCCCTCGTCCTGGGAGAGTTCGCCGAAGAGCTGCGTGATCAGCGTGGTCTTGCCGGCGCCATTGGGGCCGATCAGCGCGTGAATCTCGCCTTCGACGACGTCGAGATCGACCGCGTCGGTCGCGACCAGTCCACCGAAGCGTTTGCGCAGGTTGCGGATGGAGAGCAGGACCCGCGTCATCGTCCCGGCCTCCGCAGGCGGCCGATCAGCGCGTTGAGTCCGCCTTGGGTGAACAGCACGATCATCAGCAAGATCGGGCCAAGGACAAGCTGCCAATGCTCGGTCCAGGCGGTGAGTACGGTTTCCAGGACGACGAGCGCGGCGGCCCCAAGCAGCGGCCCCAGCAGCGTGCCGACTCCGCCGAGGATGACCATGATCATCAGTTCGCCGGACTTGGTCCAATGCAGCATGTCGGGGCTGACGAAGCGCAGGTAGTTCGCCATCAACGCGCCGGCAAGCCCGGAGCCCATCCCGGACATGACGAAGGCCATGAGCTTGTGGGAGTAGGGCGCGATGCCGATCGCCGCCATACGCCGCTCGTTCTGGCGGATACCGGCGAGAACCATACCGAAGCGCGAGCCGACGATGCGCCACAGCAGCCCAAAGGTGGCTGCCGTCGCCACGAGGCAGATGTAATAGAAGGTCGTGTCGTTGCGGGTGTCGAGGTCGAACAGGACATTGCGGCGGCGGATGATCAGGCCGTCATCGCCGCCATAGGCCTTCAGCGAGACGAAGAAGAAGAACAGCATCTGCGCAAAGGCGAGCGTGATCATGATGAACTGCACGCCACTGGTGCGCAGCGAGAGCGCGCCGATGATGAGCGCCAGCAGCCCAGCCACCAGCATGGCCGCCGGGATCGTGACAAGGAGCTGGTTGGTGCCGGGGATCAGCCCGAAGAGCATGGTGTCGCCGACGAAGCTCTGATTGAGGATGCCGACGACGTAACCGCCTATGCCGAAGAAGGCTGCGTGGCCGAAGCTGACCATCCCGCCGAAGCCCAGCGCCAGATTGAGGCTGGCTGCGGCGATGGCATAGATCAGCACGCGCGTCGCCAGCGGCACCAGCGAGGGCTGGCCGATGGCCTGCATGACGAAGGGCAGGGCGGCCAGCACGAGGCCGATCGCGGCGACGGCCAGAAGCCAGCCATAGGCCGGTGTCATCGGGGCTGGTCGGGGCACGGTCTGGTCAGACATTGGCGGGGAACAGCCCCCTGGGACGGACGAGCAGCACCAGGGCCATGAGCAGATAGATTCCCATCGAGGAGAGGCCGGCGCCGAGCGCGTCGGCTTCCGGGCCGGTCATGATCTGGCGCAGCAGGCCGGGCAGGAAGGCGCGCAGGCTGGTATCGACCAGGCCCACGATCAGCGCGCCGAAGAAGGCGCCGCGGATCGATCCGACGCCGCCGATCACCACGACGACGAACGTCATGATCAGGATCTGCTCCCCCATGCCGACCTGGACGGCGAGGATCGGCCCGGCCATCAGCCCGGCCAGTCCCGCGAGCAGCGCGCCAAGCCCGAAAACGGCGGTGTAGAGCAGGCGGATATCGACGCCGAGCGCCCGCACCATCTCGCGATGCGTCGCGCCCGCCCGCACCAGCATGCCGACCCGCGTGCGGTTGATCAGGAGATAAAGCCCGAGCGCGACAGCAAGGCCGACCGCGATGACCATGAGGCGGTAAAGCGGATAGATCAGGCCCGGCAGAAGCTCGACAGAGCCGTTCAGCGCCGGTGGCATCGCCACGAAGAGCGGCTGCCTGCCGAACAGGATCGTCACCGACTGGTTGAAGATCAGGATGAGCGCGAAGGTCGCGAGCACCTGGTCGAGGTGATCGCGGCCGTAGAGCCGTCGCAGGATCAGAAATTCGATCGTCATGCCCGCCAGCGCTGCGGCCGCAAGCCCGGCCGGTACAGCAAGCAGCAGCGAGCCGGTCTTGTCCGCGACGAAGGCCCCGGCATAGGCGCCCACCATGTAGAGCGACCCATGCGCGAGGTTGATCACGCCCATGATGCCGAAGATGAGCGTCAACCCTGCGGCGAGCAGGAACAGCATCACGCCGAACTGCAGGCCGTTGAGCAGTTGTTCGAGGATCAGCGTCATGGGCGCCTGGACCCGATCAGAGCTTGCACAGCGCCGAATAGGCGTCGCCATGGTTCGTCAGGATCTTGCTGACGGTCTTGAGCGCCAGCTTGCCATCGGCGTCCTTCTCGACCCGCAGCCCGTACCAATCCTGAACGGGATGCTGGTTGGGGCCGAATTTGAAGGCTCCGCGCACGGATGCGAAATCGGCCTTGACGAGGGCCTTGCGCAGGGCCGGCACATCGACCTTGCCGCTCGTGGCCTTGAGCGCGGAGGCGATGGCTAGCGCCGTGTCGTAGCCTTGGCTGGCGTAGTAAGTCGCGGGGCGGTTATACGCCTTGGTCCAGGCGGCCATGAAAGCCCTGTTCGCCGGATTGTCGAAGTCCGCATTCCAGTGGCTCGAGACGTTCAGGCCGAGCGCTGCGTCGCCGACCGCGGCGAGCGTGACGGCATCGAGCGAGGGCGCCGCCACGACCATGGGGATCTTGGCCGTCAGCCCCGCCTGCTGGTATTGGCGCAGGAAGGCGATGCCGAGACCGCCGGGGTTGAACTGGTAGACGACATCGGGATTGGCGGCACGGATCTGCGCCATCTCGGCGGCGAAATCGGTCTGGTCGAGACGGGTGTAGACCTCTCCGACGACCTCGCCTTTGAACAGCCGCTTGAAGCCCGCGACGGCGTCCTTGCCGGCCTGGTAGTTGGCGGCCAGGACGAAGGCTTTCTTGTAGCCGAGGTTGGTGGCGTTCTGGCCGGCACTCTCGTGCAGGCTGTCGTTCTGCCAGGACACGACGAAATAGTTCTCGTGGCACTCCTTGCCGGCGAGGTTGGACGGGCCGGCATTGGGGCTGACATAGAGCGCGCCGGAATCGACAATGTCGGGCACGGTGGCGCCGGCCACGTTCGAGAAGACGATGCCGGTGAGGATCTTGATCCCGTCGCTCTTGAGCATGCGCTCCGCGATCTGCTTGCCCTGACCGGGCTTCAGGCCATCGTCTTCGACGACGAGTTCGACGGGGACGCCGCCGAGCTTTCCGCCTGCCATGTCGATGGCGAGCTTGAAGCCGTCGCGGATGTCCTGGCCGAGATAGCCGCCTGGACCCGACAGCGTGGTGACCATGCCGATCTTGACAGGCTGCTGGGCGTGGCCGCCCCCGGCCAGCAAGGCCGAGGCCGCGAGGCCCAATAGCAGTGTGCGACGTTTCATGATGAGCTCCAGTTGCGTGCGTTCATGCCTCTGAGAATTGAGGGGCGCCTGTTATGTCCCGGCGCTTCCCGAGCGAAATCCTACGGGGCGATCGTGCGACGACCGCCCCGCAAGCCTCTAAAGGCAGACCCACCCGGCGGGCGGTTCTTTGCCGGGGTGCACAGTCCCGCAATGCGAACAGGTGCGAGCCTTCTCATTGCCGTAGAATGCCCTGTACAGCGGCGGCAGGTCGTCAACGATGCTGACGAGATCGAGCTCGACGCGATGCACCAGCTTCTTGCAGTCGAAGCAGTACCATTCGAAAGCATCGAGCCAGCCATCGGGCCGCTTCGGCTCGATGACGAGGCCGATCGATCCCTCCTGCGGGCGC harbors:
- a CDS encoding branched-chain amino acid ABC transporter permease; this translates as MTLILEQLLNGLQFGVMLFLLAAGLTLIFGIMGVINLAHGSLYMVGAYAGAFVADKTGSLLLAVPAGLAAAALAGMTIEFLILRRLYGRDHLDQVLATFALILIFNQSVTILFGRQPLFVAMPPALNGSVELLPGLIYPLYRLMVIAVGLAVALGLYLLINRTRVGMLVRAGATHREMVRALGVDIRLLYTAVFGLGALLAGLAGLMAGPILAVQVGMGEQILIMTFVVVVIGGVGSIRGAFFGALIVGLVDTSLRAFLPGLLRQIMTGPEADALGAGLSSMGIYLLMALVLLVRPRGLFPANV
- a CDS encoding alpha/beta hydrolase, with protein sequence MSASETAATEIVATTSQTDPVEALRDALSAILDGLIAAGCGPHHLLSMTWEAGEPAAFHLSRHAVELAYREVFAGFRPPIRLLPGSAPGLTIRAHHAAPAPPPDLRVDGYTLRELGRQYSPRLQADMKALFRQWSRDGEAFRALHRGTDLAYGPARFETLDLYIPQGVPRPPVWVFVHGGYWQASDKVQHAQFAQGMLDAGFAVAMPNYGLSPQVALEQSTAQIVAVLNFLVGEAEALGIDASRLHLSGHSAGGHLAAMALVDSDAPPIASALLLSGLYDLKPLGHLPLGRLLGLDDTARAERLSPLRLPRPARTRLALAVGDAESDAFKAQSVALASAWLASSPLICPGHHFSLLDGLNGGPLLDLALRTAAA
- a CDS encoding ABC transporter ATP-binding protein, with the translated sequence MLSVRNLQSAYGASQVLFDVALDIEEGEVVTLLGRNGMGKTTTIRSIMGLLSPKAGEVRFDGRMVQGIAPEKIARCGIGLVPEGRLVFPTLTVRENLVATASNRLKRSSPWTLERVYGLFPRLQERAGQSARTLSGGEQQMLAVGRALMTNPRLLILDEATEGLAPVIRAEIWSCIETLKSQGQSILLIDKNINVLKRIADRHYILEKGRTVWSGDSADLAANAELVHRYVGV
- the rlmB gene encoding 23S rRNA (guanosine(2251)-2'-O)-methyltransferase RlmB, with amino-acid sequence MMPAPFRPKPGRPAGHHAGGRRPHHADGPPPHRPGDIDEAVLYGVHPVIEALRNPKRRHRRLLATENALKRLTEEIGELPLQAELVRPSEIDRLLTPDSVHQGLYLVCDPLPSPDLDSLPDDAVVLALDQITDPHNVGAILRSAAAFAAAAVIVTIRHSPAATGVLAKSASGALEHVPLIAVRNLGDALDELGKRGFLRIGFDSDGEVAFDDVELRRPLVMVMGAEGKGLRQRSRDLCDHVARLEVPGTITSLNVSNATAIALYAASRRR
- a CDS encoding branched-chain amino acid ABC transporter permease; amino-acid sequence: MTPAYGWLLAVAAIGLVLAALPFVMQAIGQPSLVPLATRVLIYAIAAASLNLALGFGGMVSFGHAAFFGIGGYVVGILNQSFVGDTMLFGLIPGTNQLLVTIPAAMLVAGLLALIIGALSLRTSGVQFIMITLAFAQMLFFFFVSLKAYGGDDGLIIRRRNVLFDLDTRNDTTFYYICLVATAATFGLLWRIVGSRFGMVLAGIRQNERRMAAIGIAPYSHKLMAFVMSGMGSGLAGALMANYLRFVSPDMLHWTKSGELMIMVILGGVGTLLGPLLGAAALVVLETVLTAWTEHWQLVLGPILLMIVLFTQGGLNALIGRLRRPGR
- a CDS encoding MFS transporter, whose product is MSMAAQTSGAATPRPMTKEERKVIIASSAGTVFEWYDFYLAGSLAANIAQTFVPGTNDTAKFIFVLFGFAAGFAVRPFGALFFGRLGDLIGRKYTFLVTMTVMGLATFVVGLLPSYESIGYLAPAAFIVCRLLQGLALGGEYGGAATYVAEHAPQGRRGFYTSWIQTTATVGLMLSLIVILVLRLSMSPEAFAAWGWRVPFLVSILLLGVSIWIRLQLAESPAFVKMKEEGTGSKAPLSEAFGTWSNAKIGLIALFGGTAGQAVVWYTGQFYALFFMTQTLKIDGTTANLLIALSLLLGTPFFIFFGWLSDKIGRKPILLAGCLIAAISYFPLFTMLAKTANPKLINATETVKLVITADPAKCGSLFDPVGVRTFTEPCDTVRRTLATNSIHYDLVNGPAGSALATTINGTAAPSAAADLVTAAQAAGYPKPGDPTILKTPSIGEMFSSARAMQAAGILFILVIFVTMVYGPIAALLVELFPTRIRYTGMSLPYHIGNGWFGGFLPPTAFAIVAASGNIFSGLWYPIIVAMMTFVIGLLLLPETKDRDIYKS
- a CDS encoding ABC transporter substrate-binding protein encodes the protein MKRRTLLLGLAASALLAGGGHAQQPVKIGMVTTLSGPGGYLGQDIRDGFKLAIDMAGGKLGGVPVELVVEDDGLKPGQGKQIAERMLKSDGIKILTGIVFSNVAGATVPDIVDSGALYVSPNAGPSNLAGKECHENYFVVSWQNDSLHESAGQNATNLGYKKAFVLAANYQAGKDAVAGFKRLFKGEVVGEVYTRLDQTDFAAEMAQIRAANPDVVYQFNPGGLGIAFLRQYQQAGLTAKIPMVVAAPSLDAVTLAAVGDAALGLNVSSHWNADFDNPANRAFMAAWTKAYNRPATYYASQGYDTALAIASALKATSGKVDVPALRKALVKADFASVRGAFKFGPNQHPVQDWYGLRVEKDADGKLALKTVSKILTNHGDAYSALCKL
- a CDS encoding ABC transporter ATP-binding protein, giving the protein MTRVLLSIRNLRKRFGGLVATDAVDLDVVEGEIHALIGPNGAGKTTLITQLFGELSQDEGEIRLDGEDIGRLTTPQRVRRGLARTFQITQLLPDFSMLENVALAVQTHEGHSFRFFADARGDEGLRARAREHLAAAGLAARAEVKVADLSHGEQKQLELAVALAREPRLLLLDEPMAGLGHAESEEMVAMLSSLKGHVTMLLVEHDMDAVFALADRISVLVYGRIIATGTADEIRDNPDVRVAYLGEGDA